TTCCACCATGCGGGCTTTGACATAGGTCATTGGCGCATCGCCAAGTATGTTGAGCTGTGCGAGCGGATGCAGGACATTCCACGGCATCTCGGCCAACATTCCGGCGGCATGGTGATTTGCCAGGGGCGCCTCAATAAGGTGGTGCCCCTGGAACGTGCGTCCATGCTAGGACGCAGCGTGGTGCAGTGGGACAAGGAAGATTGCGCTGACCTGGGTCTGGTTAAGATTGACTTGCTTGGCTTAGGGATGATGGCGGTTCTGAAAGATTGTCTTTCGCTAATCCCCGCGCACTACGGTCAGCCTGTCGATCTGGCTCAACTACCGCAGGACGACAAGGAGGTATATGACACTCTTTGTGAAGCGGATACGGTTGGGATGTTCCAGGTGGAAAGCCGTGCACAGATGGCCTCGATCCCTCGCAATGAACCTCGGAGGTTTTATGACCTGGTTGTGCAGGTGGCCATCATTCGTCCCGGACCCATCGTTGGCAAGATGATGCACCCATATATGCGACGGCGACAGAAAAAAGAGCCTGTCACATATCCGCTACCAGAGTTGGAACCGGTATTGAGACGCACGTTGGGTGTCCCGCTGTTTCAAGAGCAGCTTTTGCGAATGGCGATGGTGGTCGGCAACTTCTCGGGTGCGGAAGCGGAAGAACTGCGCAAAGCTGTCGGGATGCGTCGGTCCTGGAAGCGCATGGAAGAGCTGATGGTAAAGCTCCGCGCAGGCATGATGCAGAACAGGATTGCGCCAGCGACACAGGATGAGATTGTGCAGAGCATTCAGTCGTTCGCACTGTATGGGTTCCCTGAATCCCATGCGGCCAGCTTTGCGTTGATTGCCTACGCTTCAGCGTATTTCAAGGTGAAATACCTCGCTGCATTCACATGCGCCATGCTGAACAATCAGCCGATGGGCTTCTATACGCCTGCTGTGCTGGTGAAAGATGCTCAACGGCACGGCCTGCGGGTCAAGCCGGTGGATGTGCAGAGATCAGGCACGTGCTGCACGGTTGAGCACGAGCCAGAAGGCTTACTTTCTCTGCGACTCGGTTTGAATTACGTTCGAGGGTTGAAATCGGAAACTGCGGCTGCTCTTGTCCAGACGCGCTTAGAGAGTGGAGCGTTTCTTGGTGTTGAGGATCTCACATGTCGTGTCCCTGCCCTCAGCCGTAGCGACCTTGCGCAACTCGCGCGTATCGGTGCTTTGAACTGGCTGGATGGCGTCGAGCATCGGCGTGATGCTATCTGGCAGATCGAAGAGGTCAGCAAGCCAATTGGGCCTCTACTCAAACGGGGGGCAGGAACAGAACCGACAGGTGCGTCCCCATTGAGGCGTATGCACACAGAAGAACGATTGGTGGCCGATTACTCAGGGACAGGGCTAACCGCCGGCCATCATCCGATGGCGTTCAGACGGGCAGAGCTACGGCAGACAGGTGTTCTTTCTGCGCGTGAGTTAAGGGAACGTCCGGATGGTACATACGTTCGTGCGGCAGGAGCCGTCATCGCGCGACAAAGGCCGGGTACTGCAAAAGGCTTCATCTTCCTGTCCATGGAAGATGAGACAGGTATAGCAAACGTCATCATTCACCCTCAGCTGTATGAGCAGGATCGCAGGATCGTTACGAGCGGGAAATTCCTGAAGGTGTGCGGCAAGCTCCAGAATCAGGACGGCGTTGTGCATGTAAAGGCTGAGCGCCTGGAGCACCTGCACATTCCATCCATTGCGCTTCAATCTCATGATTTTCACTAGCGGTGACGATTCGACAAATCCAGGTGTAGCAAGACCTTCGGTCAAGACGGCGGAGACCGGGTTCTCCCGTTTGATATAACTGATTAGTGTCAGAGCGGTGATCAGCTGTCGACGCACCGGCGTATGCCAACGAATCTCAAACATTTGATTGACATCCAACAGACGCCCCATGTAGGTTGATGTACCTATGAGAGACCGTTCTCCCAAACGGTTTCCGGTGGGGTTGTGGGAGTTCAGGGGATCAGGAAGGAAGACTGAATGAAGACCGCGACGATGGTTAGCAAGATTCACGATGCAATTGAGGCCGGTGAGGGGCTCCTGCGGCTTGCGCCAACCTGGGTCCCGAGATCCTATCTTGTTCCCGGAAGAAGATTGAAGCTGGATTCACGCGATATCTATGCCTACGGTGCTGAGCGCGGAGGAATTGACGAGCGCTGGATCGCGTCGACGACGATGGCGATGAATGAGAACCGCACGCCGGACGAAGGCCTGAGCTTTGTAGAGTTCGAAGGGGAGCGGTTCAGCCTGAAGGAGGCTGTCGAGGCCGAGGGCGAGCGGCTGGTCGGCAAAGACATTTGGAATCGCTATCATCGCTGGCCGGTGTACAGCAAGTTCTTCGACAATCTCGGCCCGATTCCGCATCACCTTCATCAAAGCGACGAGCAGGCACGGTTGGTTGGAAGAGAAGGGAAGCCGGAAGGCTACTACTTTCCGCCCCAACTGAACGCTACCTCTGGGAATTTTCCGCATACGTACTTCGGATTGGAGCCTGGCACGACAAGGGAAGATATTCGCAATTGCCTGGCAAATTGGAACAGCGGCGACAATGGCATTCTCGATCATGCGAAGGCATATCGCCTGCAGCCTGGAACCGGATGGTTAGTGCCACCGAGAGTTCTGCACGCGCCGGGATCGCTGTTGACGTATGAACCGCAGTGGGGAAGTGACGTGCTTTCGATGTTCCAATCCCTCGTGGACGGCCGATACGTGAAGCGCGAGTTGCTGGTCCAGGATGTTCCGGAATCCGAATATGAGAACCTCGACTATCTGGTCGACATGGTTGATTGGGAACGTAATACCGACGCAAACTTCAAGAGCAAGCACTACATCGAGCCGATTGTCGCGGAGGAATCAGCGAGCGAGGGATACGTCGATCGATGGGTGGTCTATGGCACCATCGGCGGCAAACAGTGCTTTAGCGCAAAGGAGTTGACGGTACAGCCCGGGGCGAAATGTGTCCTGCGAGATCCTGGTGCGTCGGGTCTGATCGTGACGCAAGGGCACGGTCGTCTCGGCAAACTGAACATCGACTGCCCGGCGCTGATCCGCTTCGGTCAAATGACCCAGGACGAAGTGTTCATCTCTGCAGAAGCAGCGGCTGAAGGCGTGGTGATCGAGAATCATTCGGCAACGGATCCACTCGTCACACTTCGTTACTTCGGGCCGGATGTTCATTCAGGGATGCCCGAGGTCGGCGATCACAAAGGCAATGAATTTGGTGCCCGGTGAGCATCGGGCCTTTTCTTTTGCGAGGAGTGCTTGGGGGAGTGAATGCGGCTGCAAAACTTTGAGGAAAAAAACAAGGCAATCAAGGATCGGTTTCTGGATCTGAAGAAGAGGTCGCCGGAGAAGTTCCAATCGCGTTTGAACCTCTCCTGGAGCAATTGGGGATTTGGCCGCGAGAACCTTGCGGATTCTGCCCGCAGGTTAAGTGATTCTGGAGTTAAGTTCATCGAGCTGCATGGAAATCACTACGGTCCGGATCTGGGATATAAGGTTGAAGAAACTCTCCAAACGCTAAACGAGCACGGACTCCGCGTTTCAGGTGTGTGTGGGATGTTCTCAGCGGACAACGATTTAGCCAGTAACCGTGCGGTGTGTCGCCAGAGTGCGATCGACTACATCGGACGGGAAGTGCCCTTCACCAAGGCCGTTGGAGGGTCCTATTTGCTTGTCGTTCCCGGGGCCGTAGGCCGAGCGAAGGCCTACGACGATGTTGAGGAGGAGCGGTCCGCTGAGACGTTGCGGCTTTGTGCAGACCTCTTTACGCAATACGGAATTCGAGCGGCGATAGAGCCGATCAGAGCAGCTGAGACGAGCTTCGTTCATTCCGTGCAAGATGCAAAGCGATATATCCGGCTAGTCGATCACGCGGGTGTTGCGTCGATCAACGGCGATGTTTATCACATGCAGTCTGAAGAGAAGCATATTGGAGACGCGATTCTCGATGCGGGCGAGATGCTGGTCAACCTGCATTTCGCGGATAGCAATCGCTCCGCCGCGGGCGAGGGTTCGATGGATATCGCCACAATTATTCGCGCTCTGTACTTGATAGAGCACAATCGTGAGGGACGGTTCGTTACGTTCGAGCCTCTTGGTCCCGGCGGAGATCCGTATCCGGCTATGCATGGCCGCCCGGACAAGGCCCGCCTGGATGCTCTGGTTAAACAAAGCATCGATTATTTCCGAGAGTGTGAAGAGATGGTGCTGTCGGAGTAGAGGCCAAAGGGAATAGGCAAAAGTGAAGACATATTACTTGGCACTGGATCTTAAGGATGACCCAAAGCTCATTGGGGAATACAAAAGTTATCATCAATCGGACCGCATTTGGCCAGAGGTGCTGCAAGCCATTAAGGACGATGGTGTATTGAGCGAAGAGATCTACCTGGCTGGAACGCGGATGGTTATGGTGCTTACCACCACTGATGAGTTTTCGTTCGAGGAGAAGGCCGAAAAACTTCGTGCGAACCCAGCCATGCGCGAATGGGAGAAGCTCATGTGGAACTACCAGCAGACCATACCGGGAGCGAAACCCGGCGAGAAGTGGGTAGTGATGGAGAAGATATTCCAGGCCTGACGGCTGGGGCGTGACGGAAGCTGCTTCGCCAATATTGATTAAAAGGAAAGATGTGCATGAACTTTGCCTTGGGTGCTGCCGCGTTATATGTTGCGAATCCGGGTAGGATCATCTCCCTTTCGACGCCTGATGTTCTGATTATTGCGATCTACTTTCTCACGGTCCTTGGGATTGGTTTTTACCTGCAGAAGTTTGCCGGAAGCAGCAGTGAAGACTTCTTCATGGCTGGGCGCGATATGTCTGCGTGGGTGGCGGGGCTCAGCTTCCTTTCCGCAAATCTTGGCGCGCTCGAATTGATGGGGTGGGCCGCAGCGGCGTATCAGTACGGAATTCTGGCAACGCACTTCTATTGGATCGCGGCATTCCCGGCGATGGTGTTTCTCGGCCTGGTGATGATGCCGTTCTATTACATCTCCAACACGCATTCTGTGCCGGGCTATCTGCAATTACGGTACGGAGAGGCGACTCGTGCTCTAAGCGGTGTATCGTTCGCCTTCATGACCGTACTGATGTCAGGCATCAACATGTATGCCATGGCGTTGGTCATGAAGGTTGTGCTTGGGTGGAACATCCACTTCAGCATCTGGGTGTCTTCAATCACGGTGGCGGTCTATGTAACGCTCGGCGGTCTATATTCGGCGATTTTCAACGAGGTGCTCCAGTTCTTCCTTATCTGGCTTGGAGCTCTCACGATTCCGGTTGCCGGAATGATCGAGGCAGGCGGCTGGGCTGGTCTTGTCGCGCGTATCAATGAACGTGTGCAAGGAAATTATGTGCACCTCTGGTCTACGCTCGGGCACTTCAAAGACAATCCCATGGGAGTCCATTGGACGGGCATCGTCTTTGGATTAGGTGGCGTAATCGCTTTCGGGTATTGGACTACAGATTTTCTGGTTGTTCAGCGCGCGATGGCCGCAAAGGATCTCCGCTCTGCGAAGATGGCGCCGATCATTGCGTCCTACTTCAAGATGATTGTTCCGGCGATCGTTATCCTTCCCGGACTACTTGCACTGGGCTTGTTGTCATTCAAGCTTGTGCCTGAAAGCGCTGTGCGGCCTGGGTTGCACAGTTACAACGAAGTCTTGCCATTGATGCTGGCGCGGTACTGCGGACCTGGCCTGCTTGGACTCGGCGTGACTGCATTGATCGCGGGATTTATGTCTGGGATGGCCGGCAACGTGAGCGCCTTTGCTACCGTGTGGACGTATGACATTTACCGTCCGTACATTCATAAGCGCGGTACAGACAGACATTTCCTCCTGGTAGGGCGCTGGTCCACGATTGTCGGCGTGATCGTGAGTATTGGGACCGCGTATCTGGTCACCCACTTTAAAAGCATCATGGATTATATGCAGGCTCTGGTGAGCTTCTTCATAGCTCCCTTGTTCGGTACCGTCATTCTGGGAATGCTGTGGAAGCGAGCCACGCCGAAGGGCGGGTTCTGGGGATTGCTTGCGGGAACCGTTTCGTCGGTGGGCATGTACACAGCGGTGGTTATACATCCGGAATGGCTGCGTTACGTAGCGCTCTCTCCTGATGCGAAACCAATGGCGGAGAATTTGTACCGGGCTTTGTGGTCATGGATTATCTGCGTGCTGGTAACGGTTGTTGTAAGCATGTTCACCACTGGAAAACCCGCTTCCGAGCTACAAGGACTCGTTTACGCCTACACTGATATACCCAGCGACGGCGATGTTCCTCTGTATAAACGGCCAATTTTCTGGGGAGTCGGCGTTGCGGTTCTGTTCGCTGTACTTCAGTTCTTGTTCTGGTAATCAGTGCAATAGCGAGGATCAACACGATGAAACATCACCATCACCAGATGCTCTCCGTATGGTTGTTCATTGGAGCGCTGCTGCTCGTGTACGGCCTAATTATCCTAGTCGTCAGCATCGCGAATTATTCCCATCCAGCTCCTGTTGTTCTGGCGAATGAACATCTGAACCTCTGGGCTGGAGTTCTGCTAACGCTGATTGGCGCCTTTTACACTATCCGTTTTTGGCCTCGTAGGGGAAGGCGCGACTAGGCAGGCGTGTTATTAGCGCAGCCTCAGGCTTTCCGGAAAGGCCTGAAGGTTCTCAGTTCCTGTGAGAGCCGTCCCTTGCGAGCCTCGGATTCACAACAGCATTCAGCGGTTGTTGACCGTCAAGAACACGACCTACATCGTCACAGATAGCTCGAGTGACGCGCGCCTGCGCTTCATGTGTCAGGGCCGCGACGTGCGGGGTCAAGAGCACGTTGGGCAGGCCCTCGAGTTGTCCGGCGATCGGCGGTTCGTTTTCCCGCACATCCAGGGCCGCGCCGGCGATTCTGTTTGACTTCAGACTGTCGAACAGCGCAGCTTCATCGACGACCTCTCCTCGTGACGTGTTGATGAAGAAGGCGGAAGATTTCATTTGCGCGAACGCGGCGGCGTTGAGAAGTCGATTAGTCTTCGGTGTAGAAGGCAGATGGCAGGAGACGACATCTGCACGTGTGAGCAGTTCTTGAAGTGTGACGAGCTCGGCACTGAGCTCAGCGAGGGATACATTGTCGCGGCTCAATAATGGATCGTGCGCCAGGATCTTCATTCCGAAGGCGTGGGCTCTGCGGGCGCTTGCGAGCCCAATTTTGCCGGCTCCGATAATCCCAAAAGTCTTTCCATGCAGCTCAATTCCCATAAAACGCTGACGATTCCAGCGTCCCTGCTTTGTGTCGGTATCTGCAGCAGGAATGTGTCTTGCCAGCGAAATCATCATGCCGATGGCGAGCTCCGCAACGCTGATAGTGCTCTGCTCCGGCGTCGAAGTCACGATGACGCCAGCTTCCTCACAAGCCCTGACATCAACGTTATCGAGACCAACACCGGCGCGGCCGAGGACAACCAAGTCCTTCGCGTGGCCCAGGAGATCTGCAGTGATTTGCGTTTGATTGCGAATGATCAATGCGCGTACATTCGCGATCTCCTTCGCGAGTCCCGCGGGATCACGCCATAGCTGCGGCATGGTCACGACATCGAAGCGCTTTGTGAGAGAATCTACGGCGCTGCCACGGATATCTTCAGAAATCAGGATGTCAGGCATCTTTCGTTTCCATTCCGTCGGACTCGAAGGAGATGCCGAAGCGTTCGCACCACCTTTCGAGCTCAGCGACAGTTTCCTTGCTTAGCGCTATACCGTCACGTGCACTCTGTGTGGCCGCACGTGCCGACCGCTCTCCTGGAACCAGGATTTCTTCGAAACCTGGCTGCTTTTTATTAGCCTTCAGGCGTTCGACCATCCAGTCCATTCGATCGTCGAATTTATCTCTATCTATAAAAGCGTCAATATCCAGGAGGCAGAAGAAATGACCTACATCTTGCTTACGATCAAGATCTTTGTACATCGATCCGACATTTGACCCGATCGCGGCCCCGGATAAGACGCCGCTCAAAACTTCCACCATGAGGGCTAATGCATACCCCTTGTGCCCCGCCATTGTCTGAACGGTACCGAGCAGAGCCTCGGCTGCGTCGGTGGTTGGCTGTCCTGTTCTGCTGAGAGCCCATCCTTCAGGAATCGGCTGCTTTTTCTTGTTCGCGGCGATGATATTTCCTCTGGCAACTATCGAAGTGGCCAAGTCCACCTTGACAGGGGGGCCACTCTTCCGCGGGAAGGATGCAGCGATCGGATTCGTGCCGAAGAATGGTTCGTAGCCGCCGGTCGGAGACATCGCGGGCTCGCAATTCGTCATTGCGAGCAGAATCATCCCGCGCTCGGCGGCATAGTTGCAGTAGTAGGAGACAGCACCAAAGTGTTGCGAATTCCGGATGGTCGCTGCAGCAACGCCGTTCGTCTTTGCTAAGGGAATCAGAAGTTCAAGAGACTTGACCGCTTGCACCTGCCCGAGTCCGTTGCCAGCGTCGAGTGCAAGAACACTGCCACGCTCGCGATCGACTGAAAGCGTTGCGTGTGGGTTTATAAGGCCCTTGTTGATTCGCTCCAGATAGATGTTCAGCCTTGAAATACCGTGTGTCGACGTACCATGCATATCGGCGTCGATGAGGACGCGAGCAAAGATACTCGCGTCCTCGGCTGAGACGCCGACGCGTTCGGCAAGTCGGGCTGTAAT
This Acidobacteriaceae bacterium DNA region includes the following protein-coding sequences:
- a CDS encoding error-prone DNA polymerase codes for the protein MTKPAEYIELHASSAFSFLEAASQPESLVRAAVETDMPAMALLDRNGVYGAARFHSSAKLNGVQAHIGAEVAVRDMGARVQPPLWLPHQHKSEPSRLPLLCMTQTGYQNLCQLITRFKMREETKCEGAAALNDLSEFCDGLLCLTGGEEGPLAAALADGGEMAGRECVEQLIRIFGRHNVYIELQRHGNRAEEQRNQAALRIANSLRLPIVATNGVRYATQYEREILDVLTAIRHRVPLDKAGRLLQTNSQRYVRKTSTMGRVFKDLPEAIENTLMISQRLQFELHDLGYEFPRYDTPTGEPMNVFLRKRVAEGIESRYRPKRDPALHARARQQADHELALIEKLGFAGYFLIVWDIVRFCKRNDILIQGRGSAANSVVCYALEITAIDPVGMELLFERFLNENRNEWPDVDLDLPSGDKREQAIQYVYQRYGELGAAMTANVITYRGKSAAREVGKTLGFDEETLGRLSGLIGHWEWRKKDETIGDNFHHAGFDIGHWRIAKYVELCERMQDIPRHLGQHSGGMVICQGRLNKVVPLERASMLGRSVVQWDKEDCADLGLVKIDLLGLGMMAVLKDCLSLIPAHYGQPVDLAQLPQDDKEVYDTLCEADTVGMFQVESRAQMASIPRNEPRRFYDLVVQVAIIRPGPIVGKMMHPYMRRRQKKEPVTYPLPELEPVLRRTLGVPLFQEQLLRMAMVVGNFSGAEAEELRKAVGMRRSWKRMEELMVKLRAGMMQNRIAPATQDEIVQSIQSFALYGFPESHAASFALIAYASAYFKVKYLAAFTCAMLNNQPMGFYTPAVLVKDAQRHGLRVKPVDVQRSGTCCTVEHEPEGLLSLRLGLNYVRGLKSETAAALVQTRLESGAFLGVEDLTCRVPALSRSDLAQLARIGALNWLDGVEHRRDAIWQIEEVSKPIGPLLKRGAGTEPTGASPLRRMHTEERLVADYSGTGLTAGHHPMAFRRAELRQTGVLSARELRERPDGTYVRAAGAVIARQRPGTAKGFIFLSMEDETGIANVIIHPQLYEQDRRIVTSGKFLKVCGKLQNQDGVVHVKAERLEHLHIPSIALQSHDFH
- a CDS encoding sugar phosphate isomerase/epimerase family protein, translating into MRLQNFEEKNKAIKDRFLDLKKRSPEKFQSRLNLSWSNWGFGRENLADSARRLSDSGVKFIELHGNHYGPDLGYKVEETLQTLNEHGLRVSGVCGMFSADNDLASNRAVCRQSAIDYIGREVPFTKAVGGSYLLVVPGAVGRAKAYDDVEEERSAETLRLCADLFTQYGIRAAIEPIRAAETSFVHSVQDAKRYIRLVDHAGVASINGDVYHMQSEEKHIGDAILDAGEMLVNLHFADSNRSAAGEGSMDIATIIRALYLIEHNREGRFVTFEPLGPGGDPYPAMHGRPDKARLDALVKQSIDYFRECEEMVLSE
- a CDS encoding L-rhamnose mutarotase; its protein translation is MALDLKDDPKLIGEYKSYHQSDRIWPEVLQAIKDDGVLSEEIYLAGTRMVMVLTTTDEFSFEEKAEKLRANPAMREWEKLMWNYQQTIPGAKPGEKWVVMEKIFQA
- a CDS encoding sodium:solute symporter family protein, with the translated sequence MNFALGAAALYVANPGRIISLSTPDVLIIAIYFLTVLGIGFYLQKFAGSSSEDFFMAGRDMSAWVAGLSFLSANLGALELMGWAAAAYQYGILATHFYWIAAFPAMVFLGLVMMPFYYISNTHSVPGYLQLRYGEATRALSGVSFAFMTVLMSGINMYAMALVMKVVLGWNIHFSIWVSSITVAVYVTLGGLYSAIFNEVLQFFLIWLGALTIPVAGMIEAGGWAGLVARINERVQGNYVHLWSTLGHFKDNPMGVHWTGIVFGLGGVIAFGYWTTDFLVVQRAMAAKDLRSAKMAPIIASYFKMIVPAIVILPGLLALGLLSFKLVPESAVRPGLHSYNEVLPLMLARYCGPGLLGLGVTALIAGFMSGMAGNVSAFATVWTYDIYRPYIHKRGTDRHFLLVGRWSTIVGVIVSIGTAYLVTHFKSIMDYMQALVSFFIAPLFGTVILGMLWKRATPKGGFWGLLAGTVSSVGMYTAVVIHPEWLRYVALSPDAKPMAENLYRALWSWIICVLVTVVVSMFTTGKPASELQGLVYAYTDIPSDGDVPLYKRPIFWGVGVAVLFAVLQFLFW
- a CDS encoding hydroxyacid dehydrogenase translates to MPDILISEDIRGSAVDSLTKRFDVVTMPQLWRDPAGLAKEIANVRALIIRNQTQITADLLGHAKDLVVLGRAGVGLDNVDVRACEEAGVIVTSTPEQSTISVAELAIGMMISLARHIPAADTDTKQGRWNRQRFMGIELHGKTFGIIGAGKIGLASARRAHAFGMKILAHDPLLSRDNVSLAELSAELVTLQELLTRADVVSCHLPSTPKTNRLLNAAAFAQMKSSAFFINTSRGEVVDEAALFDSLKSNRIAGAALDVRENEPPIAGQLEGLPNVLLTPHVAALTHEAQARVTRAICDDVGRVLDGQQPLNAVVNPRLARDGSHRN
- a CDS encoding Ldh family oxidoreductase, with protein sequence MKRYQPSYLRQITARLAERVGVSAEDASIFARVLIDADMHGTSTHGISRLNIYLERINKGLINPHATLSVDRERGSVLALDAGNGLGQVQAVKSLELLIPLAKTNGVAAATIRNSQHFGAVSYYCNYAAERGMILLAMTNCEPAMSPTGGYEPFFGTNPIAASFPRKSGPPVKVDLATSIVARGNIIAANKKKQPIPEGWALSRTGQPTTDAAEALLGTVQTMAGHKGYALALMVEVLSGVLSGAAIGSNVGSMYKDLDRKQDVGHFFCLLDIDAFIDRDKFDDRMDWMVERLKANKKQPGFEEILVPGERSARAATQSARDGIALSKETVAELERWCERFGISFESDGMETKDA